Genomic window (Vitis riparia cultivar Riparia Gloire de Montpellier isolate 1030 chromosome 4, EGFV_Vit.rip_1.0, whole genome shotgun sequence):
AGCTTTGTTCCTCATTGTCGATTGGAACATGTAGCACCATGAAAGAGGGAGAGCCCTTTCATTACccttgtttttaataattaagtgaTTGAACTCGATAGTATTAAATGCTCAGTTTTACCCTTTtccattattaatattatttttagagaaagtTGAAGGTGGGTATGATGTTAGGCCCAAAGTGTTCGCCCATCCCATCCAAGAAAAACCCGGGTGGGTCCAACTTATCAGGATGGCCATGGGCCTGGGCCTGTATCTGGATGTCTCGGTTTAAACTTTATGGGCCTTCGAGCCTAGCCCAACCCAGCTTTCCCTAACAAGCTCAATAAAACGGAGAAATACAGAGACAGTGAAATACAGGCAGAAAATGGCTGCCCTGAATTTCACCGCCATATCCCTCCGGCCACCGGAAAAATCATACGTAACTGGAAACCACCGAAAccccatttcttttcttccaggAAGGAGACCCATGAAAATAGCTGCGGCTGCGAATTCTGTTGAATCTTCGCCGACTGTGCCGGAAAAGCCTGAAATCGAGCTCGAATTCATAGGGGTACATTTCAGTTTACTCTACGAAGTTCTCAGCTCTTTTAcaaatttttggttttggattattgaattttgatttttttttattaaatttaattttgatatagGAGAAGCCAGGTAGCGATGGGTCATACCCAGTGGAGGGGGCGAAGGCAGTGAGTGGAGAGAAGCTTCTGAGGAACATCATGTTGGATAACAAGATAGAGCTCTACGCCCCGTACGTAAGTTCTGGCGCATTTTAGTCAATTTGCACTTTGTTTCCTAACGTACGCCATACATGTTCAAGAAACGGCGTCGTTTAACcttaaaatatatgttttatgGTAAGATCAGGGGTATATTGAGTATATACTCATTAAGTGATGAGTTTAGGATAGAGAAACCATGGATGAAATAATCAATGATTATAGAGAGTTTTTGACAATGAATACATAAAAGCATTTtggaatatatatacatatatatatatatatatttatatataaaatataatttgagtGCGTTTAGTAAAGCTTAATAATTAATacttaagaaattaaattattttaaggtaaattatatttaaattataaaataatttttaattttaaatcataatattaaattattttatcaaatacacttgataacttaaattaaatgatttagTCATGTTAAATCAATGAGTTAGATTTGTGAAACATCcttaatatgtttaataactaaaattaagtttgattgatagtgtttttataGAGCTCTTCTAGCATAAAAAGTTTCTTCCAAGAAAAATAAGGTGTTTAGCAAAATTTGGATAgcagttctaaaaaaaatttaaaaaatcactagTAACTTTTCTTGAAAAAGTTAGAGTTCTATCTAGGAagtgatttcaaaaatattttgtatgaaaacctaaaatattttaatctattttctatatttttaaatatgttttaaaaataactatgtatttgtaattatttttaaaatagtaaaatgagtaaaaataactaaaaaatattatttgaaaacacctcattttatattttattttaagaagaaaaaaactgttatattttcttcttgtcaaactgtagaaaaaaaattaatggattaaattaccactaaatttagtcttaaaaaaaaattgttatgtcatggttcaataaaatttaagttggaCATGTGAGACAAATTTTGAAAGGTCTCcaagtaaataattttaaaaaatagatattcTACGTATGAATAAGTTTcctaaaaaaaggaaaactgaTCTctgactaaaaaataataataacataaaaatattattattattattatcttcttGGAAAAACctcaaaagaaaaagttgataAAATCAAGTAAGCAactaaatatcataaatttaaactTGAATTCCCCATCTTCACCTATGGGACTTCCTAGGGCAAACAATTCTTTATATTCACTTGTAAATAGAGGTGACTTCCTTGTCcaggagataaaaaaaaaaaaaaaatagagatctACAAAGCGACTTTATACAATAAAAGAAGTTTCACAACAAGAAAAGGAGTTTCATAAAATCTCCATGCAAATGTGGTAAACGGTAAAAGGGTTACACACATGTTATTCGCCATTCAATAAGTTTATTCGGGAAAATGTCACCCTAAGCTCTCGATTGATCTTGAAATctaagaaaacaattttgtcATAAAGTTGTGACCAAAATGAAAGAATTAgagatatatattattttgtaaaagaatatcATCACAAAAATTGTAcctcacaattttaattttaataaaatctttgttcatattatttttcctattgttttgctaattttgtAAGACTTTCGCAAAATTTATGCATACAAATAAGAGGGATATATTATTTAGCCATAAATTTGTACAAGCAAATTTCGCGAAAGTTCTACAAAATTagcaaaataataggaaaaataatgcaaacaaagattttattaaaatttaaattgtgGGGTACAATCTTTGTGGtaatattcttttacaaaataatatattttttattctttcgtTTTGACCACAACTTAAATAACAATGATGAAATAACAATGATGAAATAGTTCTTGGATTTGAAGATCAATCGAAGGCTTAGAGTGGTTTTTTTCCTAATGAACCTATTGAATGGCAAAGAACGTGTATAACCCTCTTTTCCTGTATGAAGTCGTTTTatgaatctcattttcttagtttgaatttttttttatctcttctagATTTTCTCCTACGAAATTTTTAATCTCCTTTTTTCTTGAAAGAAATCACCTCGCTCTATTTATTATACTTTGATTTTAGCAACTTTTTATTCCCAGCTTTTACAACAAgataacaataatatttattattattattattattctttttagttGGAGAAGCATAGCAttgcgattttttttttaagactaaatttaatgattatttaatccactaaatttttttatgtctacacaAACATcttctcctctcttttttttctagGAATAGTAAACTGTTTTCAAAACCGATTACCAAGCATGGCCAAAGTAATTCTcacaaaaaacttttaaataaaatgtatcCACTAAAAGtactttcaataaaaacacCACAGAAAACCCTCAAAAGTTGGTTTGAAACACCCCAAACATTAGTCTTTTAATAAGATTCTTTGCTACATATGATATGGTGGGGCAGCTGGGAATTGATTTTTTGTTGAGTTAAAGTCAGTGTACAATACATAACTTGAAAGATGGGATTGAGCTTTGAACAGGGGAAGCTGATGAACTGCGGGGGCGGTGGAAGCTGCGGAACTTGCATTGTTGAGGTATAAACATATGATTCAAACTTCTGCTTTTTGCCATAACTCTGCTCTCTTTTACCTTATTTGTTTTCCCATTAGTACTAATCCCCAGATCTGTAACTGCAAAATATTCTTCAATtgtattgtttttcactttgcaGATTATTGATGGAAAAGATCTTCTGAACGAGAGAACAAACACAGAGCTCCGTTATCTGAAGAAGGCATGATCTCTGATCTTCTCCCTCTGGACACACAATCATATGAAGTTTCATTCTCTCAGAATTTGCCTAATGCTTCTTCATCACTTCTTTGGTTTTGATGTACAGAAACCTGAATCTTGGAGGCTTGCTTGCCAAACTATTGTTGGAAATAAAGAGAACTCTGGCAAGGTATGGCAgtatgtttttctaaatttagaaGCACTTCGGGTTTTATTAAAAGTCCATTGTGACAGTGCTTTTTGGAGAGTGCTTCCAATAAACACTTGATgggtttttctttcaaaaaacaCTTTCTGAAAAAACAGTTTTACTAAAAgcacttcaaataaaaactaCGAAAAGACGGGAGAAGAGAATGGTGTGTGTCacaaacatgaacaaatgaCAATTGGCTCTCTATTCTTGTGATAAATCGCTTTCAGGTTGTAGTTCAGAGACTGCCCCAGTGGAAGAAGTGACCATTTGCACCCCCAGGAAAAGTTTTAAAGCATTAAATTCATGTATAAATCATGTGAGCTCAATTATTTTTGAGATTTCTAAACTTGGACTGCAAATATTTATGATTTCCTGTCAATGTTTGTTTGCATAATAATACTAGTTTCTTTGTTGACTTCTGACAATACAAATAGCTTGCAGAAAAACTGTGGTTTGGTTGGGTTTttggaagaaggaaaaaaagttgAATAGACATGATCGGTTTTATGTTTGAATTATGATTGAACCGACCTTTTAGTGATGAAAAACAAACCAACTAGCTTGTTTATAGTCGATTTGGTTTAGATGCTTGATTGGATCTAGTTAATTTAGGCTTTAAGATCAATTTGTCGATTTACTTTGGCCAAAATAATCAATAGGATGGAAGTTAATTTAAACCGATAGAGTcggttttcaaaattctcaaaccaaaaGAACCTTTATGATTGTTAAGAACTGAACcaatttgatcaattttaattgGATTGGATCggttttatcaattttttagtattcaCTCACACCCGCTAGATATGGAATGCCTTTGCCCTCACTGGTAGGTTCCATGGGAAGTAGAGAACTAAAGGCTCTTTTATAACCCATTGTCTTGAATTACAAACAAACGTCCGGGGTCTAGCATATTGTAAAATCCCAGAAGAACCAGCCATTTTCAGTGACATGGTGAGAGGAGTCACTCCACCATGCCATCTCTCATAAGTTCCTCCAACCCGGCCCTCAGTCTCTTCGCAGCAACTTCACATTCCGCCTCTCTAATCGCTCCATACGTGACCCGAACACACCCTGCCAAACCACAAGCACTCCCAGGAAGAAGCACCACCCCATGCCTCTTCGCAAGCCAGCACACAACCGCAAAGTCATCTTGGTATTTCTCAGGCAGCTTTGCCCATATGTAGATCGCTCCTCCCCCTCCTTTCACTGCATCCTGTCCTATAGGTGACAGAGCCTCCAGAAGAAGCTCTCTGTTTCTCACAAGGCTTTTCACTTGGTTTCTCACCCACTCACGCCCAGCTTCCAAGCAGCCCAGAGCCGTGGACTGTGAAATCATTGAAGCAC
Coding sequences:
- the LOC117912808 gene encoding photosynthetic NDH subunit of subcomplex B 3, chloroplastic: MAALNFTAISLRPPEKSYVTGNHRNPISFLPGRRPMKIAAAANSVESSPTVPEKPEIELEFIGEKPGSDGSYPVEGAKAVSGEKLLRNIMLDNKIELYAPYGKLMNCGGGGSCGTCIVEIIDGKDLLNERTNTELRYLKKKPESWRLACQTIVGNKENSGKVVVQRLPQWKK